In Candidatus Pelagibacter sp. RS39, the following proteins share a genomic window:
- a CDS encoding RNA methyltransferase, producing the protein MNNNNISFILHKPQLSENIGACARAIKNFNFKKMVLINPKPIFPNDKILATSVGAKDIIKQSKNYDNLEKAISKIDIVIATSARFRNKNVKHINLDDLKKIDFKKKIGFLFGSEASGLSNDEISYANYTLQIPTNPNFKSLNLSHSMIIIAQQVASLMKIKNVQFKKSKKIKSASKKEIQSMLNLCIKNLDEINFFRPKEKRPKMLENLRNIFYKMDLSDKETRILSGVFASLGKKR; encoded by the coding sequence ATGAACAATAATAATATTTCATTTATTCTCCATAAACCTCAATTATCAGAAAATATTGGAGCCTGTGCTAGAGCAATTAAGAATTTTAATTTTAAGAAAATGGTATTAATAAATCCTAAACCTATTTTTCCAAATGATAAAATTTTAGCTACGTCAGTAGGTGCTAAAGATATAATCAAACAAAGCAAAAATTATGATAATTTGGAGAAGGCCATAAGCAAAATTGATATTGTTATTGCTACTTCTGCAAGATTTAGAAATAAAAATGTCAAACATATTAACTTAGATGATTTAAAAAAAATTGATTTTAAAAAGAAAATTGGTTTTCTGTTTGGTTCAGAGGCTTCAGGTTTATCAAACGATGAAATCAGCTATGCTAATTATACTTTGCAAATACCTACTAATCCTAATTTTAAATCATTAAATCTATCCCATAGTATGATCATAATCGCTCAACAAGTAGCTAGTCTTATGAAAATTAAAAATGTTCAATTCAAAAAATCAAAAAAGATTAAATCCGCAAGTAAAAAAGAAATTCAATCAATGTTAAATCTTTGCATTAAAAATTTAGATGAAATAAATTTTTTTAGACCAAAGGAAAAGAGACCTAAAATGCTAGAGAACCTAAGAAATATTTTTTATAAAATGGACTTATCTGATAAAGAAACACGTATATTATCAGGAGTATTCGCAAGTTTAGGTAAAAAACGTTGA
- the cimA gene encoding citramalate synthase, with the protein MSKERLYIFDTTLRDGAQTQGVDFSIEDKEKIALALDNLGVDYIEAGWPGANPTDTEFFQKKHDFKNSKLTSFGMTKRSGRSAENDTGLSALMNSNTSAVCLVGKSWDFHVDVALGITNEENLENISESAKHFIKAKKEFMFDAEHFFDGYKANPKYAVSCIKAAYDQGARWVILCDTNGGTLPHEITKIVSEVVKVVPGKNLGIHAHNDTGNAVANSLAAVLSGVRQIQGTINGLGERCGNANLMSLIPTFFLKKDFSSQFEIGIKSKNIKNLTDCSRLLDEILNRKPNKHLPYVGAAAFSHKGGLHVSAVQKDPKTYEHINPEEVGNTRNIVVSDQSGKSNIISRLKSIKIDIQENDPKIKKLLDEVKDREFIGYSYDGADASFELLARRIIGEIPRYISINEYDVSVKKNKSGEIVSSAKAQLEVDGEKIMCEGEGNGPVNALDNAIRQNVDRLAKYSKYLKDLKLVDYKVRILNTGTEAVTRVSIESTDSKGKNWFTIGVSTNIIDASFKALIDSLDYKLFKDNAPASK; encoded by the coding sequence ATGAGCAAAGAAAGATTATACATATTTGATACAACCCTAAGAGATGGAGCTCAAACTCAAGGAGTTGACTTTTCTATAGAAGATAAAGAAAAAATTGCTTTAGCTTTGGATAATTTAGGTGTGGATTATATAGAAGCAGGATGGCCTGGGGCCAACCCAACAGATACAGAATTTTTTCAAAAAAAACATGATTTCAAAAATTCAAAACTAACATCTTTTGGAATGACAAAAAGATCTGGACGAAGTGCAGAAAATGATACTGGATTATCTGCACTTATGAATTCTAATACCTCAGCAGTGTGTTTGGTGGGTAAGTCTTGGGACTTTCATGTTGATGTTGCTTTAGGAATAACAAATGAGGAAAATTTAGAAAATATTTCTGAAAGCGCAAAACATTTTATTAAAGCAAAAAAAGAATTTATGTTTGATGCAGAGCATTTTTTTGATGGTTATAAAGCAAATCCAAAATATGCGGTTTCCTGTATTAAAGCGGCTTATGACCAAGGCGCTAGATGGGTGATACTATGTGACACAAATGGAGGAACACTTCCACATGAAATTACAAAGATAGTTAGTGAAGTAGTGAAAGTTGTTCCAGGAAAAAACTTAGGAATCCACGCTCATAATGACACTGGTAATGCAGTTGCTAATTCATTAGCAGCAGTATTGTCAGGTGTTCGACAAATTCAAGGTACAATAAATGGTTTGGGAGAAAGATGTGGAAATGCAAATTTGATGTCATTAATACCAACATTTTTTTTGAAGAAAGATTTTTCATCTCAATTTGAAATTGGAATAAAATCAAAAAACATCAAAAATCTGACTGATTGTTCTAGGCTTTTGGATGAAATTTTAAACAGAAAACCCAATAAGCATTTACCTTATGTGGGTGCTGCAGCTTTTTCACACAAAGGAGGATTACATGTATCTGCTGTACAAAAAGATCCAAAAACTTATGAACACATCAATCCAGAAGAGGTTGGTAACACAAGAAATATTGTTGTCTCTGATCAATCAGGAAAGTCAAATATTATCTCAAGATTAAAAAGTATAAAAATTGATATCCAAGAAAATGATCCAAAAATTAAAAAATTATTAGACGAAGTAAAAGACAGAGAATTCATTGGTTATAGTTATGATGGTGCTGATGCATCATTTGAATTATTGGCTAGAAGAATTATTGGAGAAATACCAAGATATATATCTATTAATGAATATGATGTTTCGGTAAAGAAAAATAAATCTGGCGAAATAGTTTCATCTGCAAAAGCTCAGTTGGAAGTTGATGGAGAAAAGATTATGTGCGAAGGAGAAGGGAATGGTCCAGTAAATGCTTTAGATAATGCCATAAGACAAAATGTTGATAGATTAGCAAAATACTCAAAGTATTTAAAAGATTTAAAACTGGTAGATTATAAAGTTAGAATATTAAATACAGGAACAGAAGCTGTAACAAGAGTGTCAATTGAAAGTACAGACTCTAAAGGAAAAAATTGGTTTACTATCGGTGTATCAACGAACATTATCGATGCTTCTTTTAAAGCATTAATTGATAGTTTGGATTATAAATTATTTAAAGATAATGCTCCTGCTAGTAAATAA
- the cysS gene encoding cysteine--tRNA ligase: protein MDIFLTNNLSNKKEHFIPKEKNNVGMYVCGPTVYDDPHIGNARPLVIFDILFKLLKNEFPSVKYVRNITDIDDKIIKSSQEQKISTKELTEKVTSSFFKDCEFLNCENPTHQPKATEHIDLMIEMINDLIKKGFAYENKKHVYFEVKKFSDYGKLSNKNLEDLVAGSRVEISENKKNPEDFVLWKPSNNDEPAWDSPWGKGRPGWHLECSAMSKKFLGNEFDIHGGGIDLIFPHHENEIAQSRCANDTKVFANYWVHNAFITMSNEKMAKSQGNILKIKDFRNKISGQIIRLALMSAHYKQPLDWNDKLLSDCESTLDKWYKMYSSNLKSVKVSDEILKPLYEDLNTPGYIANLHKLYEKANKGENIELFVSACKFIGLMNETSEQWNEFKKKRVSITESEIENMLSLRDKARENKNYKEADRIRDELLDKGVLIEDKDGKTLWKFK from the coding sequence ATGGATATTTTTTTAACAAATAATTTAAGTAATAAAAAAGAACATTTTATTCCTAAAGAAAAAAATAATGTTGGAATGTATGTTTGTGGACCTACAGTTTATGATGATCCCCACATAGGAAATGCAAGACCTTTAGTAATTTTTGATATTTTATTTAAATTATTAAAAAATGAATTTCCCTCTGTAAAATATGTGAGAAATATAACTGATATTGATGACAAGATAATAAAATCCTCACAAGAGCAAAAAATTTCAACAAAAGAACTAACTGAAAAAGTAACTTCAAGTTTTTTCAAAGATTGTGAGTTTCTGAATTGTGAAAATCCTACTCATCAACCAAAAGCTACTGAACATATTGATCTGATGATTGAAATGATAAATGATTTAATAAAAAAAGGATTCGCATATGAAAATAAAAAACATGTTTATTTTGAAGTTAAAAAATTTTCTGATTATGGCAAATTATCAAATAAAAATTTAGAAGACTTGGTTGCTGGATCCAGAGTAGAGATTAGTGAAAACAAAAAAAATCCTGAAGACTTTGTTTTATGGAAACCATCAAATAATGATGAACCTGCTTGGGATTCACCTTGGGGGAAAGGTAGACCAGGTTGGCATTTAGAATGTTCAGCCATGTCAAAAAAATTCTTAGGTAATGAATTTGATATTCATGGCGGAGGCATAGATCTTATTTTTCCTCATCATGAAAATGAAATAGCCCAGTCTAGATGTGCCAATGATACAAAAGTTTTTGCAAATTATTGGGTCCACAATGCTTTTATTACCATGTCTAATGAAAAAATGGCCAAGTCACAAGGTAACATTCTTAAAATAAAAGATTTTAGAAATAAGATTAGTGGTCAAATAATCAGATTAGCTTTAATGAGTGCACACTATAAGCAACCACTAGATTGGAACGACAAGTTATTAAGTGATTGTGAAAGTACTTTAGATAAGTGGTATAAAATGTATTCTTCAAATCTTAAATCTGTCAAAGTTTCAGACGAAATTTTAAAACCACTTTATGAAGATTTGAATACACCTGGATATATCGCCAACCTTCACAAGTTATATGAAAAAGCTAATAAAGGTGAAAATATAGAATTATTTGTTTCAGCATGTAAATTTATTGGTTTGATGAATGAAACTAGCGAACAGTGGAATGAATTTAAAAAGAAAAGAGTATCTATAACTGAGTCTGAAATTGAAAATATGCTTAGTTTAAGAGATAAAGCTAGAGAAAATAAGAATTATAAAGAGGCTGACAGAATTAGAGATGAGCTCTTAGACAAAGGAGTTTTAATAGAAGACAAAGATGGTAAAACACTCTGGAAATTTAAATGA
- the nadE gene encoding NAD(+) synthase, with the protein MTPSEKVKFISNWIKTYVDQMPSKAQSLVIGISGGIDSSVSSTLSAMTGMKTIVLTMPIKQKENQHDLSLKHQQWLVKNFKNVEAHTLSLDKLFETFSTTLNKFDNEHGFANSRARLRMTTLYQVAAANKGIVVGTGNKVEDFGVGFYTKYGDGGVDISPIADCNKSEVWELGKELGILKEIIDAPPTDGLWDDGRTDEGQLGFKYSELEDAMGNPNSPHREQYEKIRNQNLHKMEPIPVCKIPS; encoded by the coding sequence ATGACCCCTTCAGAAAAAGTAAAATTTATCTCAAACTGGATCAAAACTTATGTTGATCAAATGCCAAGTAAGGCACAATCATTAGTTATCGGAATATCCGGAGGTATAGATTCATCAGTTTCAAGCACTTTAAGTGCGATGACTGGTATGAAAACTATTGTTTTAACTATGCCGATTAAACAAAAAGAAAATCAACATGATTTAAGTTTAAAACATCAACAGTGGCTGGTAAAAAATTTTAAGAATGTTGAAGCTCATACTTTAAGTTTAGATAAACTTTTTGAAACATTTTCAACAACACTAAATAAATTTGATAATGAGCATGGTTTTGCTAACTCCAGAGCGAGACTGAGAATGACTACCCTTTATCAGGTTGCAGCAGCAAATAAAGGTATTGTAGTTGGAACAGGAAATAAAGTAGAGGACTTTGGAGTAGGTTTTTACACAAAATACGGAGATGGTGGTGTGGATATATCTCCAATAGCTGATTGTAATAAGAGTGAAGTTTGGGAACTTGGGAAAGAATTAGGTATATTAAAAGAAATTATCGATGCTCCACCAACTGATGGTTTATGGGACGATGGAAGAACAGATGAAGGTCAATTAGGATTCAAATATTCAGAACTTGAAGATGCAATGGGAAACCCAAATTCACCTCACAGAGAACAATACGAAAAAATTCGAAATCAAAACTTGCATAAAATGGAGCCAATTCCAGTTTGCAAGATTCCTAGTTAA
- a CDS encoding class II 3-deoxy-7-phosphoheptulonate synthase: MKNWKVNSWRKYPVKHIPAYDDEKELNSVLNKLKTFPPLVFAGETRHLKDQLSKVVDGKAFLLQGGDCAESFAEFHPDNIRDTFKVILQMALVMTYSASLPIVKLGRIAGQFSKPRSAPTEKQGDVELPSYLGDNINAIDFNEKARRPDPKRMYKAYSQSASTLNLLRAFSKGGFADLNKVHLWNLDYIKKSPQAKKFKDLEDKIADALAFMEACGITSDFNNRLYTVNFWTSHEALHLPFEESMTRVDSTTGEYHDTSAHFVWIGDRTRQLDGGHVEFCRGIENPIGIKCGPTSKPEEIAKICETLNPKNEKGKITLISRFGHQNVEKFLPKLIRRIKKEGLNVIWSCDPMHGNTIVSTTGFKTRPFNNVVNEVKNVFGVHHSEGSYAGGLHVEMTGQDVTECTGGARKISDADLSSRYHTHCDPRLNSDQALELAFLISDEIKKNSSYSKNAIQAAS, translated from the coding sequence ATGAAAAATTGGAAAGTAAATAGCTGGAGAAAGTATCCTGTGAAACACATACCTGCGTATGATGATGAAAAGGAACTTAATAGTGTTTTAAATAAATTAAAAACATTTCCACCACTTGTATTTGCAGGTGAAACTAGACATTTAAAAGATCAATTATCTAAAGTAGTTGATGGTAAGGCTTTTTTATTGCAAGGCGGTGACTGTGCTGAAAGTTTTGCAGAGTTTCATCCCGATAATATAAGAGACACTTTTAAAGTAATTCTTCAAATGGCTTTAGTTATGACATATTCAGCGTCTTTACCAATTGTTAAACTTGGTAGGATTGCTGGACAGTTTTCTAAACCAAGAAGTGCTCCAACAGAAAAACAAGGTGATGTAGAATTACCAAGTTATTTAGGTGATAACATTAATGCAATAGACTTTAATGAAAAAGCTAGAAGACCTGATCCAAAAAGAATGTACAAAGCATATTCTCAATCAGCTTCAACACTTAATTTACTTAGAGCATTTTCAAAAGGTGGTTTTGCAGATTTGAACAAAGTTCATTTATGGAATTTAGATTACATTAAAAAAAGTCCTCAAGCGAAAAAATTTAAAGACTTGGAGGACAAAATTGCAGATGCACTTGCTTTCATGGAAGCTTGCGGAATAACTTCAGACTTTAACAATAGATTATACACTGTAAATTTTTGGACTTCACATGAGGCATTACATTTACCATTCGAGGAAAGTATGACCAGAGTAGACTCTACTACTGGTGAATACCATGATACATCTGCACATTTCGTTTGGATTGGAGATAGAACAAGACAATTAGACGGTGGACATGTTGAGTTTTGTAGAGGAATAGAAAATCCCATTGGAATAAAGTGTGGTCCAACTTCAAAACCTGAGGAGATTGCAAAAATCTGCGAAACTTTAAACCCAAAAAATGAAAAAGGAAAAATAACTTTAATTTCAAGATTCGGTCATCAAAATGTAGAAAAATTTTTGCCTAAGTTAATTAGACGAATTAAAAAAGAAGGACTTAATGTTATTTGGTCATGTGACCCAATGCACGGGAATACAATTGTATCAACAACTGGTTTTAAAACGAGACCATTTAACAACGTAGTTAATGAGGTCAAAAATGTTTTTGGTGTACATCACTCAGAGGGATCTTACGCAGGTGGTTTACATGTTGAAATGACTGGTCAAGATGTGACGGAGTGTACTGGTGGAGCTAGAAAAATATCTGATGCTGATTTATCAAGCAGATACCACACTCACTGTGACCCAAGACTGAATTCAGACCAGGCTTTAGAGTTAGCATTTTTAATTTCTGATGAGATTAAAAAGAATAGCAGCTATTCTAAAAATGCTATTCAAGCGGCATCTTAA
- the glmS gene encoding glutamine--fructose-6-phosphate transaminase (isomerizing): MCGIIGINSSRPVSSTIISSLKKLEYRGYDSAGIATLSNNEINEVKSEGRVDNLENNLLVQKMEGTIGIGHVRWATHGLPNSINAHPHSSQNVSVVHNGIIENSTLLKKFLISKGHKFKSQTDTEVIVHLITENLKTENIVNSIKKTLKSLHGSFALGIIFKDQPDLIVGARRGSPLAVGYGPNENYLGSDSYALKAMTNKITYLNDGEFCIIKKDHVEFFNEDGDKINKKVLELSLEDEKYDKGDYKHFMAKEIEEQPTTLKNGINEYVDTLNNDINIYNFPWKTNEISSITLIGCGTAYHSCLLAKYWFEELTSLDVNVDIASEFRYRKNRFKKETLYIFVSQSGETADTYAALDLCNQNDMKTCAVVNVIESSIARDSKFVLPIHCGTEIGVASTKAFLGQILILYILALKLGSLRKDLKKELFNEKLKDLKSLPKLAEKTLLTDNKIQTISNTFNEAKGSMFLGRGFSFPIALEGALKLKELSYIHAEGYPAGEMKHGPLALIEEGMPVVVLAPRDNYYKKTISNMQEVIARGAKVLLVTNRSKDEVVSENIWEKIEVESANEDLLPFLLTIPLQKLAYYSALKKGFDIDKPRNLAKSVTVE, from the coding sequence ATGTGTGGAATAATTGGAATCAACAGTAGTAGACCTGTCTCATCAACTATAATTAGCTCTTTAAAAAAATTAGAATATAGAGGATATGACTCAGCCGGTATAGCAACGCTTTCAAACAATGAAATTAACGAAGTTAAATCCGAAGGAAGAGTTGATAATTTAGAAAATAATCTTTTAGTCCAAAAAATGGAAGGAACCATTGGTATAGGACATGTTCGTTGGGCTACACATGGTTTACCTAACAGTATTAATGCTCACCCTCACTCTTCGCAAAATGTTTCTGTAGTTCATAATGGAATAATTGAAAATTCTACGTTATTAAAAAAATTTTTAATAAGCAAGGGTCATAAATTTAAGTCACAAACTGATACTGAAGTGATCGTGCATTTAATTACAGAAAATTTAAAAACTGAAAATATTGTAAATTCAATTAAAAAAACTCTGAAATCTCTTCATGGTAGTTTTGCGTTAGGTATAATATTTAAAGATCAACCTGATTTAATAGTTGGTGCAAGAAGAGGATCGCCATTAGCTGTTGGGTATGGCCCAAATGAAAATTATTTAGGTTCAGATTCATACGCACTGAAGGCGATGACAAATAAGATTACTTATCTAAATGATGGTGAATTTTGTATTATAAAAAAAGATCATGTTGAATTTTTTAATGAAGATGGAGACAAGATAAATAAAAAAGTTTTGGAATTATCACTTGAGGATGAAAAATATGACAAAGGTGATTACAAACATTTCATGGCTAAAGAAATAGAAGAACAACCAACAACATTAAAAAATGGGATTAATGAATATGTAGATACATTAAATAACGATATTAATATTTATAATTTTCCTTGGAAAACTAATGAAATTTCTTCCATAACTTTAATTGGTTGTGGAACAGCTTATCATTCTTGTCTACTTGCAAAATACTGGTTCGAAGAATTAACCTCATTAGATGTTAATGTAGATATTGCTTCTGAGTTTAGATACAGAAAAAATAGATTTAAGAAAGAAACTTTATATATATTTGTATCTCAATCAGGCGAAACAGCAGATACTTACGCAGCATTAGATTTGTGTAATCAAAATGATATGAAAACATGCGCTGTTGTAAATGTCATTGAGAGTTCTATAGCTAGAGATTCTAAATTTGTTTTACCAATACACTGTGGGACTGAGATAGGTGTTGCATCTACTAAAGCCTTTTTGGGTCAAATTCTTATATTATACATTTTAGCTTTAAAACTTGGATCATTAAGGAAAGATTTGAAAAAAGAGCTATTTAATGAAAAGCTTAAAGATCTTAAATCTCTTCCTAAATTAGCTGAAAAGACCTTATTGACTGATAATAAGATACAAACAATATCAAATACTTTTAACGAAGCTAAGGGTTCAATGTTTTTAGGAAGAGGTTTTTCTTTTCCAATAGCATTAGAGGGTGCATTAAAATTAAAAGAACTATCATATATCCATGCCGAGGGTTATCCAGCTGGTGAAATGAAACATGGACCACTTGCGCTGATTGAGGAAGGAATGCCCGTTGTTGTTCTAGCACCAAGAGATAATTATTATAAGAAAACCATTTCTAACATGCAGGAAGTTATTGCAAGAGGGGCAAAAGTTTTATTAGTAACCAATAGAAGTAAAGATGAGGTGGTCTCAGAAAATATTTGGGAAAAAATTGAAGTTGAAAGTGCTAATGAGGATCTTTTGCCATTTCTTTTAACAATACCTTTACAAAAATTAGCTTATTATTCAGCTCTTAAAAAAGGATTTGATATAGATAAGCCTAGAAATTTAGCTAAATCAGTAACCGTTGAATAA
- a CDS encoding DapH/DapD/GlmU-related protein has translation MKSKVNMIAPETIYFSKDTKIGKNVTIEPYVVIGSKVKIGNNVTIKSFSHLENCKIENKVEVGPYARIRPGTTLKEGSKIGNFVEIKKSTLGKKSKVNHLTYIGDASIGKSVNVGAGTITCNYDGVKKYKTNIKDNVFIGSNSSLVAPITLAENSIIGAGSVITRNVGKKSLALTRSQQLEIKNYKRKSK, from the coding sequence TTGAAATCCAAAGTAAATATGATTGCTCCAGAAACAATCTATTTTTCTAAAGATACTAAAATTGGAAAAAATGTGACTATAGAACCATATGTAGTTATTGGATCAAAAGTGAAAATTGGTAATAATGTTACTATAAAATCTTTCAGTCATTTAGAGAATTGTAAAATTGAAAATAAAGTTGAGGTAGGTCCTTATGCAAGAATAAGACCCGGTACAACATTAAAGGAAGGATCTAAGATTGGTAATTTTGTTGAAATTAAAAAAAGCACTCTTGGAAAAAAATCTAAGGTAAATCATTTAACTTATATTGGTGATGCCTCAATTGGTAAATCAGTTAATGTTGGAGCAGGAACAATCACTTGCAACTATGATGGAGTTAAAAAATACAAAACTAATATAAAAGATAATGTTTTTATTGGTTCTAATTCTTCTTTAGTAGCCCCAATTACGCTTGCAGAAAATAGTATAATTGGAGCAGGATCAGTAATCACTAGAAATGTGGGTAAAAAATCTTTAGCACTGACTAGAAGTCAACAACTTGAGATAAAAAATTATAAAAGAAAGTCTAAATAA
- a CDS encoding HAD-IA family hydrolase, whose amino-acid sequence MKQIYTILFDLDGTLVDTAPDLMNAHNYVMNKFGYPTKSTEEIRNLVGGGAGAMIGRSIWGQAKKEFGKVQDEKIKKEMVKEFVDYYGKNIVNESKLIDGAKDFLIWSKEKNISMAVCTNKQEHLAIDLLKKIGIYDFFEYVAGHNTFDYCKPDPRHLTSVVEILGGDLKKTLMVGDSETDANAAKAAGIPVILLEDGYTEKNTTEIYHNHLIKDFIGIEKIVTKYL is encoded by the coding sequence ATGAAACAAATTTATACAATTCTTTTTGATTTAGATGGTACTTTAGTAGATACGGCGCCTGACTTGATGAATGCTCATAATTATGTGATGAATAAATTTGGTTATCCAACTAAATCTACTGAAGAAATAAGAAATTTAGTAGGTGGTGGAGCTGGGGCTATGATTGGAAGATCGATATGGGGTCAGGCTAAAAAAGAATTTGGAAAAGTTCAAGATGAAAAAATAAAAAAAGAAATGGTTAAAGAGTTTGTAGATTATTATGGAAAAAATATTGTAAATGAAAGTAAACTAATTGACGGTGCAAAAGATTTTTTAATATGGTCAAAAGAAAAAAATATTTCGATGGCTGTATGTACAAATAAACAAGAACATCTTGCTATTGATCTATTAAAAAAAATAGGAATTTACGATTTTTTTGAGTACGTTGCTGGCCATAATACATTTGATTACTGCAAGCCTGATCCAAGACACTTAACATCTGTCGTTGAGATTTTAGGTGGAGATCTTAAAAAAACTTTAATGGTTGGCGATAGTGAAACAGATGCTAACGCCGCAAAAGCTGCTGGAATTCCAGTTATTTTACTTGAGGATGGTTATACTGAAAAAAATACAACTGAAATTTACCATAATCACTTAATAAAAGACTTCATTGGTATTGAAAAAATCGTAACAAAATATCTTTAA